One stretch of Solenopsis invicta isolate M01_SB chromosome 16, UNIL_Sinv_3.0, whole genome shotgun sequence DNA includes these proteins:
- the LOC105205351 gene encoding uncharacterized protein LOC105205351 gives MPGVWKLLHTLVYMVVGLKSISSNSDIWPLERPDGMPAIQSLEVMCGKDHMDVHLSFSQPFEGIVSSKGQHADPRCIYVPPSTGQTFFSFRIAYARCGTKPDMHGQFYENTVVVQYDKDLLEVWDEAKRLRCEWFNDYEKTASKPPMVIADLDVIQLDFRGDNVDCWMEIQHGKGPWAPPVSGIVPLGSTLTLVVAINDYRGEFDMRVKSCVASDGGGHTIQLSDEFGCVLRPKMISRFLKARGSDDRATVITYAFFHAFKFPDALSVHIKCKVEICRHGCLDHCQLSGSATHYIQERKDQIRPQYIESTAASILSNPSNPSDNANSSIDRDKDNEDAVGNVEQGDDSLYDDVIQNGDEMASIGGHFLDVEKSIPKAQAQTSNRLSISTLTETQHDSEAQPDGADLSKPFMEPSRVNRYKSEQDQFPHGPRNLEEDNGAVPVTPLSASITRRKRSVTVTDRKARSADVGVSGIYEVISEADLAFSPDTHAEAVTVFQGRIREEVVYGICLPMPGFSALFIIVALSAVISALVAGAMLHRLQAQRDVAASSRENDQTGLHANNNGWLPYGLLRVRTARPHHSDELQQKQTNVASQIAADPSVERG, from the exons GTGGTTGGCTTGAAGAGCATCAGTAGCAACAGCGACATTTGGCCGCTGGAGAGGCCTGACGGCATGCCAGCCATTCAATCTTTAGAGGTAATGTGCGGAAAAGATCATATGGATGTCCACCTCTCGTTCTCACAACCTTTCGAAGGCATCGTATCGTCTAAAGGCCAACACGCGGATCCACGTTGCATTTATGTTCCACCATCCACTGGACAGACGTTCTTTTCCTTCCGGATAGCTTACGCGAG ATGTGGTACAAAGCCGGACATGCACGGACAGTTTTACGAAAATACGGTAGTGGTCCAGTACGATAAAGACTTACTCGAGGTTTGGGATGAGGCTAAACGGCTGCGATGCGAGTGGTTCAATGATTACGAGAAAACAGCATCGAAACCACCAATGGTTATTGCGGACCTCGATGTGATACAACTGGATTTTAGAG GCGACAACGTAGACTGCTGGATGGAAATTCAGCATGGCAAAGGTCCATGGGCGCCACCCGTGTCCGGTATCGTGCCGCTCGGTTCCACTCTTACTCTGGTTGTTGCCATAAACGATTATCGAG GTGAGTTTGACATGCGGGTCAAGTCGTGCGTGGCTTCGGACGGAGGCGGTCACACGATACAGCTCAGTGACGAGTTCGGCTGCGTGCTAAGACCGAAGATGATCAGTCGGTTCTTGAAGGCACGCGGTTCGGACGACCGTGCAACCGTCATCACATATGCTTTCTTCCACGCGTTTAAATTCCCGGACGCATTAAGCGTTCATATCAAATGCAAG GTGGAGATATGTCGGCACGGTTGCCTGGATCATTGTCAATTGAGCGGATCTGCAACTCACTACATTCAAGAAAGAAAGGATCAAATACGACCGCAATATATAGAGAGTACAGCAGCCTCTATTCTCTCGAATCCCAGTAATCCCAGTGACAATGCTAATAGCAGCATAGATAGAGACAAAGACAACGAAGATGCGGTTGGCAATGTAGAACAAGGAGATGATTCTCTTTATGATGATGTCATCCAGAATGGCGATGAAATGGCTTCGATCGGCGGACATTTCCTCGATGTTGAAAAGTCAATTCCAAAAGCGCAGGCACAGACAAGTAATCGATTATCAATTTCGACTCTGACCGAAACACAGCACGATAGTGAAGCTCAGCCCGATGGTGCCGATTTATCGAAACCATTTATG GAACCATCGCGGGTCAACAGGTATAAGAGCGAGCAGGATCAATTTCCGCATGGACCACGGAATCTAGAGGAAGACAACGGCGCGGTGCCAGTGACGCCGCTTTCCGCCAGCATTACCCGCCGAAAACGCTCCGTGACGGTGACGGACAGGAAAGCGCGTAGTGCCGACGTCGGCGTCAGCGGTATTTACGAAGTCATCTCCGAGGCGGATCTGGCGTTTAGTCCGGACACGCATGCCGAGGCGGTGACAGTTTTTCAGGGCAGAATACGCGAGGAGGTCGTTTATGGAATCTGTCTGCCAATGCCAGGTTTCAGCGCGCTTTTCATCATAGTCGCACTTTCGGCAGTAATTTCCGCCCTCGTTGCTGGCGCGATGTTGCATCGACTGCAGGCGCAGCGGGACGTCGCCGCTAGTAGCAGAGAGAACGATCAAACCGGACTACACGCTAACAACAACGGCTGGCTGCCTTATGGTCTACTCCGTGTGCGCACGGCACGACCTCATCATTCCGACGAGTTGCAACAGAAGCAAACGAACGTAGCTTCGCAGATTGCTGCGGATCCATCGGTTGAGCGAGGCTGA